TGGCCCTTCCAACGTCAGTGATGAACTTCATGGCAAAGAGCCCAGGAAGAGAGTCTTAGGGCTCAGCAGGGCTAAAGAAGACAGGCTgggtaaaaatgtatttgaccgCACCGAACAGGACAACAAGCTGGCACCATCAATTGAGGATGAGACTTTCTTGAACATAATGGACAAAGAAGTCTACAGAAATGATTCAAACAGTTGGGTCGCTCCACTACCGTTCAGGCAGCCTAGAGAACGATTGCCCAACAACCGTAGCCAAGCACTCAAACGATTTGAATCACTTCAACGCAACTTGAGAAGAAAGCCGGAGATGGAACAGCAATATGTGGCATTCATGGGTAAACTGCTGGAAAATGATCATGCTGAGGTGGCACCAGGACTAAGGGAAGACGAAGAGTGTTGGTACTTACCAAGCTTTGCAGTATTTCACCCACAAAAACCAGGTCAAATCAGGGTGGTGTTTGATTCGAGTGCCCAACACTCCGGAATCTCCTTAAATAATGTGCTATTGACTGGCCCTGATCTTAACAACTCCCTTCTGGGAGTACTCATGCGGTTCCGAAAGGAAAAGGTGGCTGTTATGGCAGACATACAGCAGATGTTTTACTGCTTCCTCGtagaagaaaaacacaggaaCTATTTGAGATTTTTATGGTTCAAGAACAATGATGTAACAAGTGAAGTCGTAGACTAAAGGATGAAGGTCCACGTGTTTGGGAACAGCCCGTCTCCAGCAGTGGCAATTTATGGGCTTAGAAGGGCTGTCAGAAAGGGTGCACAAAGATACGGACAAGACACCGTCAACTTTGTTGAGCGTCACTTTTATGTCGATGACGGTCTTTGTTCTGTCCCTACTGATGCTGAAGCCATTGACTTGCTTGACTCAGGCTTCACTCGTTGAGTCCAACCTCAGGCTCCACAAGTTTGCTTCGAATAGTCCGGCTGTCCTGGCAGCTTTCCCAAGTGAGGACTGTGTGACAGCTGGAAAAGAGGTAGACCTCTGTGGGAAGGAGTCCCACAGCTTAGGCCTCCTACATTGTTGACATTGGATTTGTCATGGGAAAGTCTAAACTTGCTCCTCAATCAGAGCCAACCATACCGAGACTTGAACTATGTGCTGCGGTTTTGGCTGTGGAAGTGGCCGAACTGATTCAGGATGAACTGGACTTGAAGCTAGATTCCATTAAGTTCTACACTGATAGCAGAGTGGTCCTTGGATACATTCATAACCAATCCAGACAGTTTTATGTATATGTCCACAATCGAGTCCAGCGTATTCGCCAGACCACAAATCCTGAACAGTGGCACTACGTACACACAGAGGACAATCCGGCTGACATTGCGTCAAGATCTGTCCAGCATCACGTCTCACACAAACAATGTGGTTCAGCGGACCTACCTTTTTGCGTAAGCTTTCCATTCAACCAGAGCCTATTCAGTCATTCAGTTTAGTCTCACCAGAATTGGATGCGGAGATTCGTCCGGATGTGAAGAGTTATGCAACCCAGCTATACGAGAAAGGTCTCAGCATAGAGCGTTTTGAGAGGTTCTCCACCTTTAACACTCTCCAGCGAGCCGTGGCACTCTTAATTCATGTTGCAAGATCTTACAAGTCCCCTAACATGATGGACAAGTGTAGAGGTTGGCATAAATGTGAGCTGTCTCGCTCTCCGGATGAGCTTTCCCAAGCCAGAGAAGTCATCATTAAAGCCGTTCAGAGAAAAGCATTTGGAAAGGAATTTGAAACTCTAGAAAGAGACAAGCCAATTCCTATAAACAGCTGTCTACGTCGTCTCAACCCTATCTTGCAGAATGACCTCATCTGTATCGGAGGCCTCCTGAAAAACGCAGACGTAGAGATTGATCAAAAGAACCCTGTAATTCTCCCAAAAGACAACCATGTTTCCTTGCTGCTCATCAGACATCATCATACCCAAGTAAAACATCAGGGCCGCCATTTAACAGAAGGCGCTGTGAGAGGTGCAGGACTCTGGATTTTGGGAGGTAAAAGGCTCATTAACTCAACTCTTCACAAATGCGTGACCTGTCGCAGACTCAGAGGACGGATGCAGGAGCAACTAATGGCGGATTTGCCACCAGAGTGTCTCAAGGCCTGCCCTCCCTTCACGTATTTGGGGCTAGATGTCTTCAGACCATGGCACATCACTACCAGACGTACAAGAGGAGCTCAGCCTGAGAGCAAGAGGTGGGCCATATTATTCTGTTGTATGAGCTCCAGGGCGGTTCACATTGAGGTGATTGCCTCAATGGACACTTCAAGCTGTATCAATGCCTTAAGGCGTTTCTTTGCCGTAAGAGGACCAGCCAAACAACTACGGTCAGATTGTGGCACGAATTTCATAGGGGCCTGCAGAGAACTCGGGATGAGCGCAGACCAACCAGACACCGCTGTGCAGAGGTACCTACACCAACAAGGATGCTCCTGGGTGTTTAACCCACCACATGCTTCGCACATGGGTGGTTCATGGGAACGCCTCATTGGAGTGGCTCGAAGGATCCTGGAGTCAATGCTTCTTGAAAATGGCACTCGCCTGACCCATGAAGTCTTGTGCACACTAATGGCGGAGGTGGCAGCAATTATGAATGCAAGGCCTCTGGTTCCAGTTTCAAATGATCCAGAGGATCCATTCATGCTCACACCATCTATGTTGTTAACTCAGAAAGTCGGtactccacctcctccaggaGACTTTACGGACAGAGACCTCCTAACCAAGCAGTGGAGACAAGTACAAGCCTTGTCCAACATGTTCTGGTGCCGTTGGAGACAAGTGTACTTGTCAACTTTACAAGGCCGGAAGAAATGGACCAAATCCCACCGAAATCTGCAAGAAGGAGATGTCGTCCTCCTCAAGGACAACCTAGTTGTCCGCAACAACTGGCCTATGGCGATAATCACAAAGGCTATTCCTGGAGAAGACGGGAAAGTCCGTAAGGTGGAATTGAAGACCACAGATCAAGGACATTCAAAAAAGTACCTTAGACCAGTGACAGAACTTGTTTTGCTTCTGAGTAAAGAATGATGTTCATATGTTTAGTTAATTCATAACTTGTTAAGTGTAGTGACCTCACAGATGCCATTAAGGCAAAATGTtaaggacttttattttgatacgATGTAGACCTGGAGTTCGGGGTTAGAGTTTATTTCCTGTATGGAAGAGAGGAAGCTgacagtatgtgtgcacatgtaatCCATCTGTTGTTAGCACTAGAAGCAATGTCGTAAGTACAAAATTCATTATGTTAATAAGTTAATGTTACAATActgtttgaaaagaaaagaacaaacatagttatagtgtttatttacatgtagATACAGGTATATTTCATTAGACAAGATTtgttaaaacattcaaactttTTTCCTTTGTTACAGTTTTCACTCTGTCATGTAAGATGATGTTGAAAGCCACAGTAAACAGCAAGAAATTGCTCACTACGACTTTTCGTCATTTTTGCATCAGAGTTAGCTGGCTGTATAGCTACAGTTGCTACACTGCAGTGGGGACAGCACAATtggtattattcaacttttaaagccagCAATTCAGTTACGCGTCAGCTAAGCAACAGActttaaaatattccacatctAAAACAAATGGCAGCTTCACCTGCTAGTGCAAACTACAAAAAACCCTACATGAAATATTAGTATTATGCTCACCAGTCCATGGGATGTTACCTGTAGCATGGAGGGAAAGATGGAGAAGAGACGATGGATGGTGGGGGGCTGAGTAGATTTAAGACTGGATGCTGGGTCTAAGATGATGCTCTGACTGGCAGCGACAGTTCACAACAAAGTCACTTTAATCAACCAAAGGCCCATATACTATATCATACTGGTAGTTTTAGCTTCAGGTCTtagcaaacaacagaaaacacacaaccaatatacagtaatattgACTGCTACCACACTGAGAGCTATTCTAATGTtgcatgctaacgtgctaatCACGATTAGCATCCCAACTTTTACAAACTGCATTGAATTAgtacagtattaaaaatacacatgtgTATTTACCTTCTGTATGCCGCAGTAAGTCCTCAACATAGTGGGATTACTCTCCATTAACTGAAATGTCTTCCGACATCAACTGTGTTCACATAGCTGGCTAGCTGCGTCTgctttagctaacgttacatctgACTAAGATAGCCTGCAGCTCAGTCTGTGGTGTTATCTTTACAATTTTGCTATAacttggatttaaaaaaaaaaaagtacttacGTTTGTAGCTAGCATTAGAGAATAATTCCTGGACGAATCCACaactgaaaaggaaaagggaaagTCTGACAGTGGAGCAAGAGGCTCCTTGCCATGGTAAGAACATTCAAATGATGTTTTATGCACTGTactcagcagtggtggaatgtgtTCAGATCGTtaacttgagtaaaagtaataataacacACTTAAAATACTCcgctacaagtaaaagtactgcgtgtgtgtgtgttcagatgtgTAAGAAGTTCTGTCTCCGTGCACAAGATGGCGTCTGTCAACTTCTGGGATATGAGAGTGTACATTGTTGTGTATCCATTAGCAATTCGTCACGCTATAACTCAGAGATAAGTTTTCACTCGTTTCCTGTAGATACTGCGGTACGGGCTCAGCGGCTAATCAAGATCTGTAGAGACAGCTTCAGCCCTACGAAAAACACTTAAGCTGGGGGATTGAGGAGATTGTAAAAAGGAGCTATACCGGTTCTCTTTTCTTAGAATGAGTACACACTACCCACACCAAGACCTAATATTTGGGAGCGTAAGCCGAGGGCAGAGAGCCCTACCTCGGACTTAACTGCAAACTCTGACTCCAAGTCCGAGATGGAAACAGCGATCATGATTACTGTGTGACTCCAATGACGGCGGAGATGGCCAACGAGAATGAAGCCTTGCATCGAAAGATTAGTGAGCTCCAACACCAACTGGAAGTGCTACAGCTGCGAACCTATTTCGGCATACAACGCTTGGCAGGGTCAGACGAGGACATTCGTTTTTACACCAGGTTGGTTTATAAGGCTTTTTGGagtttgaaaaacatgtttcattttgcggaaactaattaaaaaaataaaacaaattctaACATGAACCTCATTACAATCTTAGGTTTGCCTCATACAAACATTTTCAGGCCTTTTGGAAACTGGTGGAGCCTGCACCAAGGCTGCCTCTGCTAACAGCTCTGAGTTCTCTCAACCAACATAGGTATGCATCTGTACAATAATTCTAATGTataaccagtggtggaggaagtattcagatccttttctttaagtaaaagtactaataccacactgtaaaaatcatCTGTTACAAgtaacaaatcctcacatttgtttagctggaaccatgaaattgaaagtgtacttaagtaccatacttgagtaaatgtaggcctacttagttgcattccaccactgtgtatAACAATAGCTAGGCCTAACACTTTTTCACAGAAACCTCCACCCATAgaagtgctgctgctgttcgtCATGCATCTGTCAGTGGGCCTGCCTCTCAGGGATCTAGCAGAACGGTTTGGCATTCACCACACCACAGCCAGCAGGATTATTGCCACCTGGATGCACTTCCTATACAACCTGCTTGGAACCAAATGTCTGTGGATCCCAGGTGGATCTGTCAGAGCTCACCTTCCACCAGAGTTTTCAGCTTTCCCAGACACACAAGTGGTGCTTGACTGCATTGAAATATTCTACCAGACTCCATCCTCTCTCCTGTTGCAAAGTAAGGTGTTTTCCACTTACAAATCTCATTCGACATTCAAGGCCATGATTGGCATGGAACCCCATGGTGCCATTACATTCGTGTCTGGCCTGTATGCAGGATCCATAAGTGACCGTGAGATCTTCAAGCTGTCTGGCATCGTAAACCTACTCACACCAGACATGGCAATTATGGTTGACAAAGGGTTCCTTGTGGACAATCTGGCTCTGTGCAAGGTTTACCAGCCCGTCTTTCTCTCAAGAAACGCCCAAATGAGTAGAGAGGACGTCAGGCAGACTTAATCCATTGCACATCTGCACATTCAATGTGGCTTGCTTCCTGGTCAACTACCAAAACAGACCACTGGTAAAGGCATGGACAACTTGACGATGAATAACTCTGGATTCATGTATTAATGACATTTCACTTTTTGCTTATTCTGTGCTTGTAAATAGTTTCTAATTAATGTTCTATAGGTTTGTGTTAAACATTCACTTACCAGAATTGATTCATTAAACAGCTTTTTGTTGTCATAGCTTTtacattatttctttaaaaaggtaattattttcaaacaaaagtTTGTACATGTATATGAATTGCCAAAAtcgaaaataaataaatgactcaataaatagATTActatgccattaaatgcaccaaaaataatattaaaattgatttaggcattaaattataaaatgtgacacaaattgatatttgttttaatttgcttctgtatttatttacatttgtattaattcccatatttatttactttcccatttaattttccattttatttattaatttaattgtgtatttatgtatgtattatattcCCTTTACATTTCCCCCCtatttatttccccaaacttaTTTATTGTGTCATGGGCTTAACTTTTCACCTTTTGCTTGATCGACATCAGAGTGTATAGATCGACTATACATGCCTTGCTTGCATACAAACAATCCAATAAggaaccagcagatggcagaatTTGGTTTTCCATTTGCTGGGAACCGATGACAAGGATCTCTGTTTTGTTGACATCACAGAGGCAGTTGTTAAGTGAACTCAGCATTGCAGGGTCTGTTGATCTAACAGGCATTTACATctgtgtatcatcagcatacaAATGAAAAGAGACACTATGTCTATGAATAATGTGCCCAAGGGGAAGCAtgtatgaagaaaataaaattggtcCCAAACCGACCCCTGAGGGACACCATACTTAACAGAAGAATATAAACACAGAGTgttcacagagacacagaaccTCCTATTTGACAGGTACGATGAAAACCATTATAAGGCTGTACCAGATATCCCCAcacagtgcctcagtctgtctaacaGGATGCTGTGGTCGATCGTGTCAAAGGCTGCGCTAAGGTCCAGCAGTACAAGGACTGATCACGTGCCATCATCGGCAGCCATTAAAAGGTTGTTGGTGACCTTGAGCAgggcagtctcagtgctgtgataTTTTAGGAAACCAGATAgaaacttttcaaaaatgttatttttacagTTCAAAGAGAAATTGTTTTGACActattttttcaaaaaattttGATATAAAAGGTAACTTGGAAATTGGTCTATAGTtttgagggagggagggatccagcccaggtttttttagcaGTGGGTTCACGaaagaagttttaaaataatcagggACACAACCAGTAGTCAAGgaactgttaaaaacagaaagcaaacaggGCCCGACAGATTGcattactttaagtaaaaactTTGTTGGTATAACATCAAGAGGGCTGCAAGACATTCTCATATGCGATACTGTTTCTAAAAGTTCAGACAAGTTAACGGGATAAAACTGGTTAAAACTATTTTGTTACAGGTGAAGGACATCAGAAGTGAGTGGCATTTGGGGTAATAGAGGCTCTAATTGTCTCCACTTTATcagtaaaataagataaaaacaattcacaatcagcatcacttTCAGCTGGGGCACAAGGAGGGGCTGGATTTACCAGCTGATCGACAGTCTTAAATAAAAATCTAGGATTATGTTGATGGGTAGAAATAAGTTCTGGAAAATAGTGTTCTCGCATCCTTAACAGAATTATTATAGTGTAACCATAACTCCTTCATAATATTGTAGTGTACTTGGAGACCAGATTTTTTCCATCGGCGCTCTGCGTTCCTACATTCCCTTTTACACCTgcaaatattgttgtttatccAAAgctgctttcttgctgaggACTTTGATTATTCCCACACCAATGATAGGGCCGAACATTTCATTTCCATCTGCTTGTCTTCACTATCATTGCACCTCTTTTGGATAGATCCGACAGGTGTAGACTTTGACTATCAAACAAGACACAGAGCTTTGA
This region of Siniperca chuatsi isolate FFG_IHB_CAS linkage group LG11, ASM2008510v1, whole genome shotgun sequence genomic DNA includes:
- the LOC122884276 gene encoding uncharacterized protein LOC122884276, whose product is MTAEMANENEALHRKISELQHQLEVLQLRTYFGIQRLAGSDEDIRFYTRFASYKHFQAFWKLVEPAPRLPLLTALSSLNQHRPNTFSQKPPPIEVLLLFVMHLSVGLPLRDLAERFGIHHTTASRIIATWMHFLYNLLGTKCLWIPGGSVRAHLPPEFSAFPDTQVVLDCIEIFYQTPSSLLLQRSISDREIFKLSGIVNLLTPDMAIMVDKGFLVDNLALCKVYQPVFLSRNAQMSREDVRQT